One window from the genome of Diabrotica virgifera virgifera chromosome 6, PGI_DIABVI_V3a encodes:
- the LOC126886424 gene encoding 40S ribosomal protein S2, which yields MADAAPAGGRGGFRGGFGGGGRGGGRGGPRGRGRGRGRGRGRGKEDQKEWVPVTKLGRLVKDGKIRSLEEIYLFSLPIKEFEIIDHFIGSDLNDEVLKIMPVQKQTRAGQRTRFKAFVAIGDSKGHIGLGVKCSKEVATAIRGAIILAKLSVVPVRRGYWGNKIGQPHTVPCKVTGKCGSVTVRLIPAPRGTGIVSAPVPKKLLQMAGIEDCYTSARGSTGTLGNFAKATYAAIAKTYAYLTPDLWKDMALAKTPYQEFADYLAKNHRPVTGPARAETA from the exons ATGGCGGACGCAGCTCCAGCCGGTGGACGTGGTGGATTCCGAGGAGGTTTTG GAGGTGGTGGCCGTGGAGGCGGTAGAGGTGGTCCCAGAGGCCGAGGTAGAGGTCGTGGCAGAGGACGTGGTCGTGGAAAGGAAGATCAAAAAGAATGGGTACCAGTAACCAAGCTAGGACGTTTAGTCAAGGATGGAAAGATCCGTTCTCTTGAAGAAATCTACCTGTTCTCTTTGCCAATCAAAGAATTCGAAATCATCGATCATTTCATTGGATCAGACTTGAATGATGAg GTATTGAAAATCATGCCTGTCCAGAAGCAAACTCGTGCTGGTCAACGTACACGTTTCAAGGCGTTTGTTGCCATTGGAGATAGCAAAGGACACATTGGATTAGGTGTAAAATGCAGCAAGGAAGTAGCAACTGCCATCAGAGGTGCTATTATTTTAGCCAAACTGTCTGTCGTTCCAGTACGAAGAGGATACTGGGGTAACAAGATTGGTCAACCCCACACTGTACCTTGCAAG GTTACTGGAAAATGTGGTTCTGTTACTGTGCGTTTGATCCCAGCTCCCCGTGGTACCGGAATCGTTTCTGCCCCTGTTCCTAAGAAACTTCTGCAGATGGCTGGTATTGAAGATTGCTACACATCCGCTAGAGGTTCCACTGGTACTTTAGGTAACTTTGCCAAAGCTACATACGCAGCCATCGCAAAGACCTATGCTTACTTGACACCTGATTTGTGGAAGGATATGGCTTTGGCTAAGACACCATACCAAGAGTTTGCTGACTACTTGGCTAAGAATCACCGTCCTGTCACTGGCCCAGCTCGTGCGGAAACTGCTTAA